From one Humulus lupulus chromosome 8, drHumLupu1.1, whole genome shotgun sequence genomic stretch:
- the LOC133796982 gene encoding protein PGR, with protein MERGIIQPLIAASISSLIAVRAYRRKSLSLSGALTGFIVMAIHIAVGYRFGALILVFFFTSSKLTKVGEEKKRRVEADFKDGGQRNWIQVLSNSGLATILVLIIWRVTAWEDKCLDSKYSISVTSLIGGVIGHYACCNGDTWSSELGVLSDAQPRLITTFKPVRKGTNGGVTKTGLLAAAAAGAVIGLTFVVFGFFTAKCTYNVVTKQLLVIPLSALAGLTGSLIDSLLGATLQFSGFCTVRNKVVGKPGPTVKKISGLNFLDNNAVNAVSILLTSVLTSIACVYIF; from the exons ATGGAAAGAGGCATAATCCAACCCTTAATTGCAgcctcaatctcatctttaatcGCCGTCAGAGCTTACCGGAGAAAGTCCCTCAGCCTATCCGGAGCTCTTACGGGCTTTATCGTCATGGCCATTCACATCGCTGTTGGATACAG GTTCGGGGCATTGATACTGGTTTTCTTTTTCACTTCCTCTAAGCTCACTAAAGTTGGCGAAGAGAAAAAGCGTCGCGTCGAAGCTGATTTCAAGGACGGCGGTCAAAGAAATTG gattcaagttctttccaatAGCGGTCTTGCTACGATATTGGTACTGATTATCTGGAGAGTGACTGCGTGGGAGGACAAGTGCTTGGACTCGAAGTATTCGATTTCGGTTACATCGTTGATTGGTGGGGTTATTGGTCACTATGCGTGCTGCAATGGAGATACTTGGTCTTCTGAGCTTGGAGTACTTAGTGATGCACAACCTCGATTGATCACTACCTTCAAG CCTGTTCGCAAGGGTACAAATGGTGGGGTTACGAAAACTGGACTCCTGGCTGCTGCAGCTGCGGGTGCTGTAATTGGGCTGACATTTGTTGTCTTTGGATTTTTTACTGCGAAATGCACATATAATGTAGTTACAAAGCAGCTATTGGTGATACCTCTTTCGGCTTTAGCTGGACTAACTGGTAGTTTGATTGATTCTCTCTTGGGAGCAACACTGCAATTCAGTGGCTTCTGCACTGTTCGTAATAAG GTTGTTGGAAAACCGGGACCAACAGTGAAGAAGATTTCAGGTCTTAATTTCCTCGACAACAATGCCGTGAACGCTGTGTCCATACTGCTGACCAGTGTTCTAACTTCCATCGCATGTGTATACATTTTTTGA